The Sedimentisphaera salicampi genome includes a region encoding these proteins:
- a CDS encoding glycoside hydrolase family 2 TIM barrel-domain containing protein, producing MLSGSGYQDQEQWQFYCTKGRQSGYWTTIPVPSNWEFHGFGRYNYGHDGNKSDEKGRYRKEFQIPSQWQDKRISIVFEGVMTDTEVFINGTSAGPKHQGGFYEFEYDITDHLNIGSNNLLEVTVSKVSENESVEKAERKADFWIFGGIYRPVYLKAEPRESISWMAVDAEADGSFTAKVYTNGVERSDLIKAKIFDQSGEMLGKPFMQSIKKSEDCSTLKTRVNGHKTWTAESPDLYTLQVELCRDDKTVHKAEEVFGFRTFEVREKGFYLNGTRIRFKGVNRHSFWPDSGRCVNRQIDYKDAKLIKEMNMNAVRLSHYPPNKSFLQACDELGLYVIDELTGWHDAYDTSVGKKLVAEMVQRDVNHPSIMLWANGNEGGHNFDLVSEYSVYDPQDRTVIHPTPSWNSPSVFNGVDTAHYCQYDDFIKRLTERNNIFMPTEYLHGLYDGGHGAGLEDYWKAMLKSPVGAGGFLWALADEGIVRTDKNGRIDTDGNHAPDGIVGPYREKEGSFYTIKEIFCPVDVSMDQSNDFDGTVELRNMYHFTNLNKIDFTWQLADFSIAGNREKIIKDQGTQKGPDINPRSTGKILLDLPENWRRRDVLYLKAYDFSGRHLWTWSLPLKNRKEMLPQMPLDKLDKPEVSEEGSYIVVKTADHTFRFNKNNGLLNRAEYKGDVVGISNGPEVVHSQQKHRIEKLKKGARIYTDRDYTVTDYPAALKGASLVAAGNDDKQKKDLRLKINLPKPAALYVAYDSRQKNIPQWLKSWKKTEYSISTTDVEFELYSKFVSGREIVLRENNADSMYFVLSRAEVIPGRMLSPESQVSSGYKEGVFRINSSSKEGDKQFTWYVHPDGKLRLDYSYSLKGQYEYFGISFDCLPESAEKMRWFGQGPRRVWKNRLKGGWLDIWERQYNNGIPGEVWNYPVFAGYYADWYWLELNSESRSVMIHNTTDNLYFKVGEIRNGSEPRNTKVKTPEGFLCFMHAINPIGTKFRKPENLGPMSSMNSADGSYSGALIFDFK from the coding sequence ATGCTTTCCGGCAGCGGATATCAGGATCAGGAGCAATGGCAATTTTACTGCACAAAAGGTAGGCAGAGCGGCTATTGGACAACTATTCCAGTGCCTTCAAACTGGGAGTTTCACGGTTTCGGCCGCTACAACTATGGCCACGACGGAAACAAGTCTGATGAGAAGGGCAGATACCGCAAAGAATTTCAAATCCCCTCACAATGGCAGGATAAACGCATTAGTATTGTTTTTGAAGGCGTTATGACAGATACAGAGGTGTTTATCAACGGCACTTCAGCAGGCCCTAAGCATCAAGGGGGTTTTTATGAATTTGAATATGATATAACAGATCACCTGAACATAGGCAGCAATAACCTGCTGGAGGTAACGGTAAGCAAAGTTTCGGAAAATGAGTCGGTAGAAAAAGCGGAACGAAAAGCCGATTTCTGGATTTTCGGCGGTATTTACCGGCCGGTTTATCTGAAAGCTGAGCCTCGTGAATCAATCAGCTGGATGGCTGTTGATGCTGAGGCAGACGGCAGCTTTACTGCAAAGGTTTACACAAACGGTGTTGAGAGAAGCGATTTGATTAAGGCGAAAATCTTTGATCAGTCAGGCGAAATGCTTGGAAAGCCTTTTATGCAAAGCATTAAAAAATCGGAAGATTGCAGCACTCTCAAAACTCGGGTAAATGGCCATAAAACTTGGACTGCCGAAAGCCCTGATTTATATACTCTGCAAGTTGAGCTTTGCAGAGATGATAAAACCGTTCATAAAGCGGAAGAGGTGTTTGGATTCAGAACTTTCGAAGTGCGGGAGAAAGGTTTTTATCTCAATGGAACTCGAATCCGCTTCAAAGGCGTAAACAGGCACAGCTTCTGGCCGGATTCAGGCCGCTGCGTCAATAGGCAGATAGACTATAAAGATGCGAAGCTGATTAAAGAAATGAATATGAATGCTGTTCGCCTTTCGCATTACCCTCCGAATAAAAGTTTTCTGCAGGCCTGCGATGAATTGGGGCTGTATGTTATCGATGAGCTAACCGGATGGCACGATGCCTATGATACCAGCGTTGGCAAGAAGCTTGTTGCTGAAATGGTGCAGAGAGATGTTAATCATCCGAGCATTATGCTTTGGGCTAATGGTAATGAGGGAGGCCATAACTTTGATTTGGTTTCAGAGTATTCCGTTTACGACCCGCAGGATAGGACAGTGATTCATCCTACGCCCTCATGGAATTCTCCTTCGGTATTTAACGGCGTTGATACTGCCCATTACTGCCAGTACGATGATTTCATCAAAAGGCTTACCGAGCGAAACAACATATTTATGCCTACAGAATATCTGCACGGACTTTACGATGGAGGCCACGGCGCAGGGCTGGAGGATTACTGGAAGGCAATGCTTAAATCTCCGGTTGGGGCCGGAGGGTTTTTATGGGCTCTTGCGGACGAAGGAATTGTGCGTACGGATAAAAACGGCCGGATAGATACAGACGGGAATCATGCCCCTGACGGGATTGTCGGGCCTTACCGCGAAAAAGAAGGAAGCTTTTATACCATAAAAGAAATATTCTGTCCTGTAGATGTCTCTATGGACCAGAGCAATGATTTCGACGGCACTGTTGAGCTCCGCAATATGTATCATTTTACAAATCTCAATAAGATTGATTTTACTTGGCAGCTCGCAGATTTTTCCATCGCAGGCAATCGCGAAAAGATCATCAAAGACCAAGGAACTCAGAAAGGACCTGATATAAATCCGCGCAGCACCGGCAAAATTTTGCTTGATTTGCCTGAAAACTGGCGCAGGCGAGATGTGTTATATCTTAAAGCTTATGATTTCTCCGGCCGTCATTTATGGACGTGGAGTCTTCCGCTGAAAAATCGAAAAGAAATGCTGCCTCAGATGCCTTTAGACAAGCTTGATAAGCCCGAGGTATCAGAAGAGGGCAGTTATATTGTTGTGAAAACAGCAGACCATACGTTCAGATTTAATAAAAATAACGGTTTGTTAAACAGAGCAGAGTACAAAGGGGATGTAGTGGGCATTTCCAATGGGCCTGAAGTAGTCCATTCTCAGCAGAAACATCGCATTGAAAAGCTGAAGAAAGGCGCACGCATATACACAGACCGCGATTATACAGTAACAGACTATCCAGCCGCCTTAAAGGGAGCTTCTCTTGTCGCCGCAGGCAATGATGATAAGCAGAAGAAGGATTTAAGGCTGAAAATAAATCTGCCAAAACCAGCTGCTTTATATGTGGCATACGACTCACGCCAGAAAAATATCCCCCAATGGCTCAAGAGCTGGAAGAAGACTGAGTATTCGATTTCTACTACAGATGTAGAGTTTGAGCTGTATTCCAAATTTGTTTCAGGCAGAGAAATTGTATTAAGAGAAAATAATGCAGACTCAATGTATTTTGTATTGTCTCGTGCTGAAGTGATTCCCGGCAGAATGCTCTCTCCAGAGTCTCAGGTAAGCTCTGGTTATAAGGAAGGTGTTTTCCGAATTAACTCATCATCAAAAGAAGGGGATAAACAGTTTACATGGTATGTGCATCCTGATGGAAAGCTGCGTTTGGATTACTCATATTCGCTCAAAGGCCAGTATGAATACTTCGGCATCTCTTTCGACTGTCTGCCCGAATCTGCTGAAAAGATGCGTTGGTTTGGGCAGGGGCCAAGGCGGGTTTGGAAGAATCGGTTAAAGGGCGGTTGGCTCGATATCTGGGAGAGACAATACAATAACGGCATACCGGGTGAGGTGTGGAACTATCCCGTCTTTGCTGGATATTATGCAGACTGGTACTGGCTGGAGTTAAACTCAGAAAGCCGGTCTGTTATGATTCATAATACCACCGATAACCTCTATTTCAAAGTTGGTGAGATTAGAAACGGAAGCGAACCAAGGAACACGAAGGTTAAAACACCTGAAGGTTTTCTCTGCTTTATGCATGCAATCAACCCTATAGGTACGAAATTTAGAAAACCAGAAAATTTAGGGCCTATGAGCAGCATGAACTCAGCAGACGGCAGCTATTCAGGGGCATTGATTTTCGATTTTAAATAA
- a CDS encoding glycoside hydrolase domain-containing protein, translating to MLIVIFFAASLQARVIDYVDVFVGTEGDHGQLYPGAAVPFGLVKLSPDTSEAGHAGYDYSCKKVKGFSHTRLGGVGCSGAGGSVRIKPSLGKKAIDTIDKSTEKAAPGFYSMAFENGIKADLTVSYRVGFHRYTFPASKQDICIQIDPSQSYAGSIESRWDKIAPDTIAGFSKGKNVCGHGFYKLYFAVKFDQSFEKIERSGESLWCIFAPASKNKDAVIKAKVGISPVSIDKAVMECSSDLPGWNFEAARENAEQIWEEKLSKIEISDVSGELEEFRDLFYTCLYRSYLLPHNVTSSDGFYRPAGKEETLRNKVNQDVSFEYYSGWSSWDDYRKYSLISLLEPDIARDIALSALEMFTGGGIPAWADGYWPSPSVRNEFMNTIILDAFQKELVEDKLKKAYAGIVSSIDGNEQVEKPYQYYIAMRIAEILGEKDDAEMFRDKALSYKKYWAESQVDGEGNLRGFFTPEGRSVPKESVNKVDAHFYEGSLWHYRFFIPHDIQGLASLRGSREELADDLEYYFNTWQHMALNEPPLAYPFLFNYLGRPYQTQYWSRLYITDTVMSRYHNHGKFGRPVIRKVYEKKPAGWLKTMDDDTGAMSSHFVLSALGLYPVCMGEPYYVIGSPLFPKMILHLKKGDLVIKAENASLSNKYIQSISWNGKKLSKTWLSYPQIKDGGNLDMVMSDIPNMEWGSDNSAAPPSLSE from the coding sequence GTGTTAATTGTTATTTTTTTCGCAGCCAGCCTTCAAGCACGAGTCATCGATTATGTTGATGTGTTTGTTGGTACAGAAGGCGACCACGGCCAGCTTTACCCGGGTGCGGCTGTGCCCTTCGGTCTTGTGAAGTTAAGTCCGGATACATCCGAAGCCGGACACGCCGGCTACGATTACTCCTGCAAAAAAGTAAAAGGGTTTTCTCATACGAGGCTCGGAGGGGTAGGCTGCTCTGGTGCAGGGGGAAGCGTAAGAATTAAACCGTCTTTAGGAAAGAAAGCAATTGACACTATTGATAAATCCACTGAAAAAGCAGCCCCGGGCTTTTACAGCATGGCTTTTGAAAATGGAATTAAAGCTGATTTGACGGTTTCATATCGAGTAGGATTTCATCGATATACATTTCCTGCCTCCAAGCAGGATATCTGCATACAAATAGATCCTTCTCAAAGTTATGCAGGAAGCATTGAATCACGCTGGGATAAGATTGCCCCTGATACTATAGCAGGCTTCTCCAAAGGAAAAAATGTTTGCGGGCACGGCTTCTACAAGCTTTATTTTGCAGTTAAGTTTGACCAGAGCTTTGAGAAAATTGAGCGCAGCGGAGAATCTCTCTGGTGTATATTCGCTCCCGCCTCGAAAAATAAGGACGCAGTTATTAAGGCTAAAGTTGGCATTTCTCCGGTGAGCATTGACAAAGCTGTGATGGAATGCAGCAGCGACCTTCCCGGTTGGAATTTTGAAGCAGCAAGGGAAAATGCCGAACAGATATGGGAAGAAAAACTTAGTAAAATTGAAATTTCTGATGTTAGCGGAGAGCTGGAAGAGTTTCGTGATTTGTTTTATACTTGCCTCTACCGCTCTTATCTGCTGCCTCATAATGTTACCAGCAGCGACGGTTTTTACAGGCCGGCTGGCAAAGAAGAAACTCTCCGCAATAAAGTTAATCAAGATGTTAGTTTTGAGTATTATTCCGGCTGGAGCAGTTGGGATGATTATCGAAAGTATAGTCTTATATCACTGCTTGAACCTGATATTGCAAGAGATATAGCCCTTTCAGCTTTAGAAATGTTTACAGGCGGCGGCATACCCGCCTGGGCAGACGGATACTGGCCTTCCCCTTCGGTTAGAAATGAGTTTATGAATACTATAATACTCGATGCGTTTCAGAAAGAGCTCGTAGAGGATAAACTGAAAAAAGCGTATGCGGGAATCGTATCCTCTATAGATGGTAATGAGCAGGTTGAAAAACCTTATCAGTATTACATTGCTATGAGAATTGCAGAAATCCTTGGAGAAAAAGACGACGCTGAAATGTTCAGAGACAAGGCACTTTCTTACAAGAAATATTGGGCAGAGTCCCAAGTAGATGGGGAAGGTAATCTCAGAGGTTTTTTCACACCTGAGGGCAGGAGCGTTCCTAAGGAATCTGTGAATAAAGTGGACGCTCATTTCTATGAAGGCAGCCTATGGCATTATCGTTTTTTCATACCGCACGATATTCAAGGCCTTGCCTCTTTGAGAGGCAGCCGCGAAGAGCTGGCGGATGATTTGGAATACTATTTCAATACTTGGCAGCATATGGCTTTGAATGAGCCTCCTTTAGCTTATCCTTTTTTGTTTAACTATCTAGGCCGACCATACCAGACTCAGTATTGGTCCAGACTTTACATTACTGATACCGTTATGAGCCGCTATCACAATCACGGCAAATTCGGTCGTCCTGTTATCAGAAAGGTGTATGAGAAAAAGCCTGCCGGTTGGCTTAAAACAATGGATGATGATACTGGTGCTATGTCGAGCCATTTTGTTTTATCCGCTCTGGGGCTTTATCCTGTGTGTATGGGAGAGCCTTATTATGTTATCGGTTCGCCGCTTTTCCCCAAAATGATTTTGCATTTGAAAAAAGGGGATTTAGTAATTAAGGCTGAGAATGCCTCATTGTCTAATAAATATATACAGTCGATAAGCTGGAATGGAAAAAAGCTTTCCAAAACTTGGCTAAGCTATCCGCAGATAAAAGATGGCGGAAACCTTGATATGGTAATGTCAGATATTCCCAATATGGAATGGGGCAGTGATAATTCAGCAGCCCCTCCATCTCTTTCGGAATAA
- a CDS encoding glycosyl hydrolase, protein MKNLLSLIAVILIFSAAGKSFGETITIDNDIQTYTSLADTTVNITGTSELHLSGSSSVLDNCQINLNSAEAWLFFSSLKPSEVNSSVYLSQIYVNGSQSALDSNIRIVRYHNGAVVIPHGEDYEPLKVYSGINFTGSSQRFGLHTYYKTEQLGAMNDSICSFTLKRGYMATFAENSDGTGISRVYIADDKKLKIGVMPADLDKSVSFVRVFPWHWTTKKGWAGGTPSNVSGSASEALNCSWRYNWGNGGETTLDVEYVPMRHGPTWPSYSVTNAKENVTHVLGFNEPDRPDQADMSVSEAIDRWPNLLESGLRLGAPSPSDGGLNWLYDFIDQADALNYRVDFVPVHFYKNNWSASQMYNWLKAVHERTKRPLWITEWNNGCNWTTPHPSYQQNGDKIAELLSMLSTASFVERYSIYQWCTNREMFYDDGWLTPAGNAYKDHVSFPAISLDQNKECIGFYKLDAPNGTSAVDLSGKQMDAGLKNGLSFDNDSVQGMRGYALSLDGDEYIELPEGYDEFDNGFSASFWVYPTAVKSYARFFDLGNGPNGDNIVAARYSDTDDLYFQVYNNATGGSMVRASNAIELNKWQFFSVTVDSIGNVKIYKDSQLIKTGTATPPRSVLRSSNFIGRSNWSSDGYYEGRIDDIRLFDYALTGNEIDTLFNISMTSEPYDGTPADIPGQISAERFDLGGQGIAYHDSTIGNEQEAFRLGEDVDIRGVFDYYNSFAVTDIGPDEWLNYTVNIPDSDNYCMYLRASTTLSETPVVIKHFTYPSFDAAGVYDEQNVQTNQVDYSMSYSSNSSWTTGIGQTLGASQVMTYEEFKPWVEEKYLSGNGGVLNFDNNELNNSESFTAVFAGGQKQFSVTATGSSGASSFVNNTASGGGRTPVSGDKRLQGNTSRYEFEFSDFVGMEPQDLIAAGITILGRDGSSDGWWRVIAYYTNGEDSGSTSTSRYIDMTSGNTTYDSFSGIAAPDGYWITKLRVHCDNSWIWSAVDDLAFVLENQAQSSSVMALSSLEEQMLAEFTVSSTGSSDNFKTFVLNDVILPAAGSKVLRMEFPFGGLDVNWLRIEKEGHWGQTPPTIPGRIQAEEYDFGGAGKAYYDTSSDNGIGDFRYYENVDVADIGESGSEYAVGGIEAGEWLSYTVNSIEGTADVYAKAASVQSGGQILVRIDDELSAVIDVPNTGGLTNWQIIPALCEPLPEKQNASVELEFAGEGFQLDWLQFAKQVPYPENVPHSIPGQIEFENFDTGGQEISFFDTTPTNTYGGYRPDEAVEIAAVNEGFAVYTEAGEWLEYTVDLAGGNYDLSILSAGPYSGQQLTLSLDGNHIVSADLNTTGSWSDWQTTVIPDLVLPDGQGQVLRMELDSSSVFLDNMSFIRHYNPADIDQSTKVDLEDFSILSDQWLVAPAEPSADIAEPPNNQVGIDDLLILLENWLVEE, encoded by the coding sequence GTGAAAAATTTACTGTCTTTAATAGCTGTCATTTTAATATTTTCTGCTGCCGGCAAAAGCTTTGGCGAAACCATAACTATAGATAATGATATTCAAACCTACACCTCGCTTGCTGATACTACAGTAAATATCACCGGCACCTCAGAGCTGCACCTTTCCGGCAGCTCGTCTGTATTAGATAACTGTCAGATAAATTTGAATTCTGCGGAAGCTTGGCTTTTCTTTTCATCTCTGAAGCCTTCTGAGGTCAATTCCTCAGTTTATCTCAGCCAAATTTATGTAAACGGCTCACAGTCTGCATTGGATTCAAATATTAGAATAGTACGTTACCATAACGGCGCTGTTGTAATTCCGCATGGCGAGGATTACGAGCCGCTTAAAGTGTACAGCGGGATTAACTTCACCGGCAGCTCACAAAGATTCGGTCTGCATACCTATTACAAAACTGAGCAGTTGGGCGCAATGAACGATTCGATCTGCTCTTTTACTTTGAAACGAGGCTATATGGCCACATTTGCCGAAAATAGCGACGGGACAGGAATCAGCAGAGTTTATATAGCAGATGATAAGAAATTGAAAATCGGCGTTATGCCCGCAGACCTTGACAAATCTGTTTCTTTTGTACGGGTGTTTCCATGGCACTGGACAACCAAAAAAGGCTGGGCAGGCGGAACTCCGAGTAATGTTTCAGGTTCGGCTTCTGAGGCTTTGAATTGTTCATGGCGGTATAACTGGGGCAATGGTGGAGAGACTACTCTGGATGTGGAATATGTTCCGATGAGGCACGGCCCAACATGGCCGAGCTACTCAGTAACTAACGCAAAGGAAAATGTAACCCACGTTCTCGGATTCAATGAACCTGACCGGCCGGATCAGGCTGATATGTCAGTATCAGAAGCGATTGACAGATGGCCGAATTTGCTGGAATCCGGGCTGCGTTTAGGTGCGCCTTCACCCAGCGACGGCGGCTTGAACTGGCTGTATGATTTTATTGATCAGGCCGATGCTTTGAACTATCGTGTGGATTTTGTACCAGTGCATTTTTATAAAAATAACTGGTCTGCCTCACAGATGTATAATTGGCTGAAAGCCGTGCACGAAAGAACAAAAAGACCTCTCTGGATTACTGAGTGGAACAACGGCTGCAACTGGACAACTCCTCATCCCTCCTATCAGCAAAATGGCGATAAGATTGCAGAGCTGCTTTCAATGCTTTCTACTGCTTCTTTTGTGGAAAGATATTCCATCTATCAGTGGTGCACAAATCGCGAGATGTTTTATGATGACGGCTGGCTTACCCCTGCGGGCAATGCTTACAAAGACCATGTCAGCTTCCCTGCGATATCCTTAGACCAAAACAAGGAATGTATTGGATTTTACAAACTCGATGCACCTAATGGAACTTCGGCTGTTGATTTGTCCGGCAAGCAGATGGATGCCGGCTTGAAAAACGGCCTCTCATTCGATAATGATTCTGTTCAGGGAATGCGGGGATATGCTCTGAGTTTAGATGGTGATGAGTATATCGAATTACCGGAAGGCTATGATGAATTCGACAATGGCTTTTCTGCTTCGTTCTGGGTATATCCAACAGCGGTGAAATCGTATGCGAGATTCTTTGATCTCGGCAATGGGCCAAATGGAGATAATATAGTAGCCGCAAGATATAGTGATACTGATGATTTATATTTTCAGGTATATAATAATGCCACCGGCGGGAGTATGGTTCGGGCTTCAAATGCGATCGAACTGAATAAATGGCAATTCTTTTCTGTTACAGTTGACAGCATTGGTAATGTGAAGATTTATAAAGATTCACAGCTTATCAAAACAGGCACTGCCACACCGCCTAGGAGTGTCCTTAGAAGCTCAAATTTTATAGGCCGCAGCAACTGGTCTTCCGATGGATACTATGAGGGCAGGATAGATGATATCCGTTTGTTTGATTATGCTCTCACTGGAAACGAAATAGATACATTGTTTAATATAAGTATGACTTCAGAGCCTTATGACGGAACTCCTGCTGATATCCCCGGCCAAATCTCAGCCGAACGTTTTGATTTAGGAGGGCAGGGCATTGCTTATCACGATTCTACAATAGGAAACGAGCAGGAAGCTTTCAGGTTGGGTGAAGATGTGGATATTCGTGGCGTTTTTGATTATTATAACAGCTTTGCGGTAACCGATATCGGGCCTGATGAGTGGCTAAATTATACAGTTAATATTCCCGATTCAGACAATTACTGTATGTACCTGCGGGCGAGTACAACTTTAAGCGAAACTCCAGTTGTAATTAAACATTTCACTTACCCTTCTTTTGATGCTGCAGGAGTGTATGACGAACAAAATGTTCAGACTAATCAAGTTGATTACAGTATGAGCTATTCGAGCAATTCCTCATGGACAACGGGTATCGGACAAACCCTTGGAGCAAGTCAGGTTATGACGTATGAAGAATTCAAGCCGTGGGTGGAAGAGAAATACTTGAGCGGTAATGGAGGGGTGCTCAATTTTGATAACAATGAGCTTAATAACTCAGAATCTTTCACCGCAGTTTTTGCAGGGGGGCAGAAACAATTTAGCGTTACTGCGACCGGCAGCTCGGGCGCAAGCAGCTTCGTCAATAATACAGCTTCCGGAGGCGGGAGAACGCCTGTCTCAGGCGATAAAAGACTCCAAGGAAATACCAGCAGGTATGAATTCGAATTCAGCGATTTTGTCGGGATGGAGCCGCAAGACCTTATCGCCGCAGGCATCACTATTCTCGGCAGAGACGGCAGCAGCGACGGCTGGTGGCGCGTTATCGCATATTACACCAACGGAGAAGATTCAGGAAGCACAAGCACCTCAAGATATATCGATATGACCAGCGGGAACACGACCTATGACAGTTTCTCAGGGATAGCTGCCCCTGATGGATACTGGATTACAAAATTGCGTGTACATTGCGATAACAGCTGGATCTGGAGCGCTGTGGATGATTTGGCTTTTGTTTTAGAAAATCAGGCACAAAGTTCTTCTGTTATGGCATTGAGCAGTTTAGAAGAACAAATGCTTGCCGAGTTTACAGTCAGCAGTACCGGTTCTTCTGATAATTTCAAGACTTTTGTGCTGAATGATGTAATTTTGCCTGCGGCTGGAAGTAAGGTTTTGCGGATGGAATTTCCGTTTGGCGGGCTTGATGTGAACTGGCTTAGGATTGAGAAAGAAGGGCATTGGGGACAAACTCCTCCAACGATTCCGGGAAGGATTCAGGCTGAAGAATACGACTTCGGCGGTGCCGGCAAAGCGTATTACGACACTTCTTCTGATAACGGCATCGGCGATTTCAGGTATTATGAAAATGTTGATGTTGCTGATATTGGTGAGTCTGGAAGTGAGTATGCAGTAGGCGGCATTGAGGCAGGTGAATGGCTGAGTTATACAGTGAACAGTATTGAAGGGACTGCAGATGTATATGCCAAAGCTGCTTCCGTTCAGTCAGGAGGGCAGATTCTTGTTCGTATTGATGATGAGCTTTCGGCCGTGATTGATGTTCCCAATACAGGCGGATTAACAAACTGGCAAATCATACCCGCACTTTGTGAACCATTGCCGGAGAAGCAGAATGCTTCAGTTGAGCTTGAATTTGCAGGGGAGGGCTTCCAGCTGGATTGGTTGCAGTTTGCAAAGCAGGTTCCCTATCCGGAAAATGTTCCGCACTCAATTCCCGGCCAGATAGAATTTGAAAATTTTGATACCGGCGGCCAGGAAATAAGCTTTTTTGATACAACTCCTACAAACACTTATGGCGGGTATCGGCCCGATGAAGCCGTGGAGATTGCTGCTGTAAATGAAGGATTTGCTGTGTATACAGAAGCCGGCGAATGGCTTGAATACACTGTTGATTTAGCAGGCGGAAACTATGACCTTTCAATTCTTTCCGCAGGGCCTTATTCCGGTCAGCAGCTAACATTATCTCTTGATGGAAATCATATTGTTTCTGCAGATTTGAATACAACAGGAAGCTGGTCAGACTGGCAGACAACCGTGATCCCTGATTTAGTCCTGCCGGACGGCCAGGGACAGGTTTTGCGGATGGAATTGGATAGTTCAAGCGTTTTTCTCGATAATATGAGCTTTATCAGGCATTATAATCCTGCAGATATTGACCAGAGCACTAAGGTCGATTTAGAAGATTTTTCAATATTATCTGATCAATGGCTTGTCGCCCCGGCCGAGCCGTCCGCTGATATTGCAGAGCCTCCGAACAATCAGGTAGGAATAGATGATTTGCTGATTCTTCTTGAAAACTGGCTTGTAGAGGAATAA